A single genomic interval of Schistocerca americana isolate TAMUIC-IGC-003095 chromosome 2, iqSchAmer2.1, whole genome shotgun sequence harbors:
- the LOC124593682 gene encoding coatomer subunit alpha, with the protein MLTKFETKSARVKGLSFHPKRPWVLASLHSGVIQLWDYRMCTLLDKFDEHDGPVRGICFHNQQPLFVSGGDDYKIKVWNYKQRRCIFTLLGHLDYIRTTFFHHEYPWILSASDDQTIRIWNWQSRTCICVLTGHNHYVMCAQFHPSEDTVVSASLDQTVRVWDISGLRKKNVAPGPGGLDEHLKNPAATDLFGQADAVVKHVLEGHDRGVNWAAFHPTVPLIISGADDRQIKLWRTNDAKAWEVDTCRGHYNNVSCVLFHPRQELILSNSEDKSIRVWDVTKRTCLHTFRREHERFWVLAAHPSLNLFAAGHDSGMIIFKLERERPAYAVHGNVLFYVKDRYLRKLEFTSTKDVAVMHMRGGTRAPVHSMSYNPAENAILLCTRSASVDNCTYELYTIPKETDNQNPDSPDGKRSSGVTAIWVARNRFAVLDRTHSLLIKNLKNEVTKKIQTPNCDEIFYAGTGMLLLSDADGVTLFDVQQKRTLAQVKISKCRYVVWSVDMTHVALLAKHTVNICNRKLKSLCSIHETARVKSGAWDDSGVFIYTTSNHIKYAISNGDYGIIRTLDLPIYITRVKGNQVFCLDRECKPRVLSIDPTEFKFKLALINRRYEEVLHMVRNARLVGQSIIAYLQQKGYPEVALHFVKEEKTRFGLALECGNIEVALEAARALDDKACWDKLGQAALMQGNHQVVEMCYQRTKNFDKLSFLYLITGNLEKLRKMTKIAEIRKDYSGQYQGALVLGNIAERIQILKTCGQKTLAYLTAATHGFTAAAEALATEFDPEKEQIPDVLPNATFLKPPVPILQAETNWPLLTISRGFFDGTALSRGKTVSAVVMQDAAEEPVHAGGWGADAELGWEEEEEGAGGETDVKGPTATEGGGWDVGDDDLELPPELEETGPSGGEGYFATPHRGLAPPQHWLNNSSLPMDHLLAGNFESLCRLLFDQAAIVVFEPIKYWVMKSYACRRTSYAALPSLQSLSAYPQRNWKDAGPRNGLPAIGLKLSTLVSALQMSYQLVTLGKFTDAIQKMRSIIWRVPLLVVDTKQEVAEADQLLEICKEYITGMLMELERKEHPKETFEQQKRVCEMAAYFTHCNLQPVHQILTLRTALNLFFRLKNYKTAASFARRLLELGPRPEVAQQARKILQACDKNPVDEHQLVYDEHNPFSLCARTFQPVYRGKPEVRCPLCQATFMPQFKGTICTVCTISKVGHSASGLRICLSRR; encoded by the coding sequence ATGTTGACGAAGTTCGAAACTAAATCAGCTCGTGTGAAAGGCCTGTCATTTCACCCGAAGAGACCATGGGTCCTCGCAAGCTTACACAGTGGCGTTATTCAGTTGTGGGATTATCGTATGTGCACGCTGCTGGACAAGTTCGATGAACACGACGGACCGGTAAGAGGTATATGCTTCCATAACCAACAACCGCTCTTCGTATCCGGAGGTGATGACTACAAGATTAAAGTATGGAATTACAAACAGCGACGTTGCATATTTACATTACTAGGGCATTTGGATTACATCCGTACAACTTTTTTCCACCACGAATATCCATGGATATTAAGTGCTTCCGACGACCAGACAATACGTATATGGAATTGGCAAAGCCGTACATGTATCTGTGTTCTAACTGGTCACAATCATTATGTGATGTGTGCCCAGTTTCACCCTTCTGAAGATACGGTGGTGTCTGCTTCCCTGGATCAAACAGTCAGAGTGTGGGACATATCAGGATTAAGGAAGAAAAACGTTGCTCCTGGACCAGGAGGACTGGACGAGCATTTGAAGAATCCGGCTGCAACTGACCTATTTGGGCAGGCTGATGCTGTGGTTAAGCATGTTTTAGAAGGCCATGATCGTGGTGTCAACTGGGCTGCATTCCACCCCACAGTGCCGCTAATTATCTCCGGGGCTGACGACCGCCAGATCAAGCTTTGGCGCACCAACGATGCAAAAGCATGGGAAGTAGATACATGCCGCGGTCATTACAATAATGTGTCATGCGTACTGTTTCACCCCCGTCAGGAATTGATACTTTCAAATTCCGAGGACAAGAGCATCCGCGTTTGGGATGTCACAAAGCGAACATGCTTGCACACTTTCCGCCGAGAACatgagcggttctgggtgctggCTGCACATCCATCACTGAATCTTTTTGCTGCAGGACATGACTCTGGCATGATAATTTTTAAATTAGAGCGTGAACGTCCAGCGTACGCTGTCCATGGAAATGTGCTCTTCTATGTTAAAGATCGTTATCTGCGCAAACTTGAATTCACTAGCACCAAAGATGTAGCAGTAATGCACATGAGAGGTGGAACCCGTGCACCAGTCCACAGCATGTCTTACAATCCTGCAGAGAATGCTATACTGTTGTGTACTCGCAGTGCAAGTGTTGATAATTGCACATATGAATTGTATACGATACCCAAAGAAACTGACAATCAAAACCCTGATTCACCAGATGGTAAAAGATCTTCAGGTGTCACTGCAATATGGGTTGCAAGGAACAGATTTGCTGTGTTGGACAGAACACATTCACTTCTTAtcaaaaatctgaaaaatgaagTAACGAAGAAGATTCAGACCCCAAACTGTGATGAAATATTCTATGCTGGAACAGGCATGCTGTTGCTTAGTGATGCAGATGGGGTGACATTATTTGATGTGCAGCAGAAAAGAACACTAGCACAGGTAAAAATAAGCAAATGTCGTTATGTTGTATGGTCAGTGGATATGACTCATGTTGCCTTGCTTGCAAAACATACTGTCAATATATGCAACCGCAAATTGAAATCATTGTGCTCTATTCATGAGACAGCACGTGTGAAGTCTGGGGCATGGGACGACAGTGGTGTTTTTATTTATACTACAAGCAATCACATTAAGTATGCCATATCAAATGGGGATTATGGAATAATACGTACATTGGATCTCCCTATCTATATAACTAGAGTGAAAGGTAATCAAGTATTCTGCCTTGATCGAGAGTGCAAACCACGTGTTTTGAGCATTGACCCAACAGAGTTTAAATTCAAGCTTGCGCTGATTAATCGCAGATATGAGGAAGTGCTTCACATGGTTAGAAATGCCCGTCTTGTTGGTCAGTCAATCATTGCCTACCTTCAACAGAAGGGATACCCGGAGGTTGCTTTACATTTTGTAAAAGAGGAGAAAACTAGATTTGGCCTAGCTTTGGAATGTGGCAACATTGAAGTTGCACTGGAAGCAGCACGAGCTTTAGATGATAAAGCTTGCTGGGATAAATTGGGACAGGCTGCACTAATGCAAGGTAATCACCAAGTGGTTGAAATGTGCTACcagagaactaaaaactttgataaactttcatttttgtatttaattaccggAAATCTTGAAAAACTTCGCAAAATGACAAAGATTGCTGAAATACGGAAAGATTATTCTGGCCAATATCAAGGAGCTTTGGTGCTGGGAAATATTGCAGAgagaatacaaatattaaagacatGTGGGCAAAAAACTCTAGCATATCTAACAGCAGCAACACATGGATTTACTGCAGCAGCTGAAGCTTTGGCGACTGAATTTGATCCAGAGAAAGAACAAATACCAGATGTCTTACCAAATGCAACTTTTCTCAAACCACCAGTACCAATTCTACAAGCTGAAACTAATTGGCCACTTCTCACAATTTCAAGAGGGTTCTTTGATGGGACAGCTCTTTCACGTGGAAAGACTGTCTCTGCTGTGGTAATGCAAGATGCAGCAGAAGAACCTGTGCATGCAGGTGGTTGGGGTGCTGATGCTGAATTGGGCTGGGAAGAAGAGGAGGAAGGTGCAGGTGGTGAAACTGATGTAAAGGGACCAACAGCCACAGAGGGTGGTGGATGGGATGTTGGTGATGACGATTTGGAACTACCGCCTGAACTTGAAGAAACTGGTCCATCTGGTGGAGAAGGCTATTTTGCTACACCTCACAGGGGACTTGCTCCACCTCAGCATTGGTTGaacaattctagtttgccaatggACCATTTGCTCGCAGGAAACTTTGAGTCTCTTTGTAGACTCTTATTCGATCAGGCTGCAATTGTAGTCTTTGAACCCAtcaagtactgggtgatgaagtcCTACGCTTGTCGACGTACATCATATGCTGCATTGCCATCTCTGCAGTCTCTCAGTGCTTACCCACAACGTAACTGGAAGGATGCGGGACCCAGAAATGGGCTTCCAGCAATAGGCCTCAAACTTAGTACTCTCGTATCTGCACTGCAAATGAGCTACCAACTTGTCACCCTGGGAAAATTTACAGATGCTATACAGAAGATGCGATCCATCATATGGAGGGTCCCACTGCTGGTTGTTGACACTAAGCAAGAAGTGGCTGAAGCTGATCAGCTTTTAGAGATATGTaaagaatatattactggaatGCTCATGGAACTAGAACGTAAAGAACACCCAAAGGAAACATTTGAACAGCAGAAGAGGGTTTGTGAAATGGCTGCGTACTTCACTCACTGCAACCTTCAACCTGTTCACCAGATTTTGACCCTCCGTACAGCATTGAATTTGTTTTTCCGTCTCAAAAACTACAAGACAGCTGCATCTTTTGCTCGACGTCTCCTTGAGTTGGGTCCAAGGCCTGAAGTGGCTCAGCAAGCAAGGAAAATATTACAAGCATGTGATAAAAATCCTGTCGATGAACACCAACTGGTGTATGATGAACACAACCCGTTTTCGCTCTGTGCACGCACATTCCAGCCAGTATATCGTGGGAAACCTGAAGTTCGATGCCCACTCTGCCAAGCAACGTTTATGCCACAATTCAAGGGCACTATATGCACTGTGTGTACTATTTCAAAGGTTGGTCACAGTGCCAGTGGTCTAAGAATATGCCTCAGTCGGCGTTGA